In the Candidatus Electrothrix rattekaaiensis genome, one interval contains:
- a CDS encoding putative DNA binding domain-containing protein: MKQPDILSQIALGEDSTRQFKADIKNVESLAAEMAAFANTNGGTIFIGVADDGSTPGLSQKDVGRINQLISNAASQGVRSPLTVETENLAVENGQLVIVLRVPKGIDKPYFDKNGIIWLKTGSDKRRVNSKEELRRLFQITAQFHADELPTKASIDKVDKLRFRDFLRDFYEMEYPDSIEERTRLLQNMNLATDDGNLNLGGLLMFGEQPELIMPQFVVKGIRYPGNEIHASDYMDTEDFVGPLPKIFADVLAFIMRNLHKVQAGRGVNSPGIPEVPKTVFEELLVNALVHRDYLVSAAIRVFIYDNRIEIISPGHLPNNLTVEKIRAGNANIRNPILVSYVAKGLLPYHGLGSGIKRALSAWPDIEFQDDHEGCLFTAIIHRKPLEQLSGSSAGGKKIVLEGC, from the coding sequence ATGAAACAACCAGACATCCTCTCCCAAATCGCTCTCGGTGAAGACAGCACCCGGCAATTTAAGGCGGATATAAAAAACGTCGAATCTTTGGCCGCTGAGATGGCGGCCTTTGCCAACACCAACGGCGGCACCATCTTTATCGGCGTGGCGGATGACGGCTCTACCCCCGGACTTTCGCAAAAGGACGTAGGCCGAATCAACCAGCTGATCAGCAATGCGGCCAGTCAAGGCGTTCGCAGTCCGCTGACGGTGGAAACCGAAAATCTGGCTGTGGAAAACGGTCAACTTGTGATTGTGCTGCGGGTTCCCAAAGGGATTGATAAGCCCTACTTTGATAAGAACGGCATCATCTGGCTGAAAACCGGTTCAGATAAGCGACGGGTAAACTCCAAGGAAGAACTGCGTAGACTGTTTCAGATCACTGCACAGTTCCATGCTGACGAACTGCCAACCAAGGCAAGTATCGACAAAGTGGACAAACTCCGCTTCCGAGATTTCCTCCGGGATTTCTATGAAATGGAATACCCTGATTCCATTGAAGAACGAACCCGCCTGCTCCAGAATATGAATCTGGCCACCGATGACGGGAATCTCAACCTGGGCGGGCTACTGATGTTTGGCGAACAGCCGGAATTGATCATGCCCCAGTTTGTGGTCAAAGGAATCCGCTATCCCGGTAATGAAATTCACGCCTCAGATTACATGGACACCGAGGATTTTGTCGGCCCTCTGCCGAAAATCTTTGCCGATGTCCTGGCCTTCATCATGCGCAATCTCCACAAAGTACAGGCCGGGCGCGGGGTGAATTCTCCAGGTATACCAGAAGTGCCCAAAACAGTCTTTGAAGAGTTACTGGTCAATGCCCTGGTCCATCGGGATTATCTGGTCAGCGCGGCCATCCGGGTGTTTATCTATGACAACCGCATTGAAATCATCAGCCCAGGTCACCTGCCCAATAATCTGACCGTTGAAAAAATCCGTGCTGGCAACGCCAATATCCGCAATCCCATTCTCGTTTCTTACGTTGCCAAAGGGCTGCTGCCCTACCACGGCTTAGGATCAGGGATCAAACGCGCCCTTTCCGCATGGCCGGATATCGAGTTTCAGGATGATCATGAAGGCTGTCTGTTTACAGCAATAATCCATCGGAAACCCTTAGAACAACTGAGCGGATCAAGCGCCGGAGGAAAAAAAATCGTCCTGGAGGGGTGTTGA
- a CDS encoding type II toxin-antitoxin system Phd/YefM family antitoxin gives MKTMAISQFKAHALRIISQIAENHEPMIITKRGKPLARILPYEETRSSPKPGRLADTLVFEEDIVSPLGEDMWESCS, from the coding sequence ATGAAAACAATGGCAATTAGTCAATTTAAAGCCCATGCATTACGAATTATCAGTCAAATAGCAGAAAATCATGAACCGATGATTATTACCAAAAGAGGCAAACCCCTAGCTCGAATTCTGCCGTATGAGGAAACACGGTCTTCACCGAAACCGGGTCGACTTGCAGATACTCTTGTGTTTGAAGAAGATATCGTTTCTCCGCTGGGCGAGGACATGTGGGAGTCATGTTCTTAA
- a CDS encoding UbiX family flavin prenyltransferase, which translates to MEKTTASVNKQGQTRRIILAITGATGMLYVTALLDLLADQNVEVDAIISDSGRKVLRLEQDMAPEDLPAVSRWFAATDFTAPPASGSARYDAMIILPCTVGTLGAIASGFSGNLIHRAADVTLKERRPLILAVRETPLNRTHLKNMLTLHDAGATICPPMPSFYLHPPDLQAMARQFAGRICDQIGLHLKDLPRWQGV; encoded by the coding sequence ATGGAAAAAACGACTGCTTCAGTAAATAAGCAAGGTCAAACGCGCCGCATCATCCTCGCCATAACCGGGGCCACCGGCATGCTCTATGTCACGGCCCTGCTTGACCTGCTGGCCGACCAGAATGTGGAGGTAGACGCGATCATCTCGGATTCCGGCAGAAAGGTACTCCGGCTGGAGCAGGACATGGCCCCGGAAGACCTGCCCGCTGTCAGCCGCTGGTTTGCTGCGACCGACTTCACGGCCCCGCCCGCCTCAGGATCGGCCCGTTATGATGCCATGATCATCCTACCCTGCACCGTCGGCACCCTCGGGGCCATTGCCAGCGGCTTTTCCGGTAACCTGATCCACCGAGCTGCCGATGTCACCCTTAAAGAACGACGCCCCTTGATCCTTGCGGTCCGCGAGACCCCGCTCAACCGCACCCATCTCAAAAACATGCTGACTCTGCATGATGCCGGGGCAACCATCTGCCCGCCCATGCCCTCGTTTTATCTTCATCCTCCTGATCTTCAGGCAATGGCCCGCCAATTTGCCGGGCGGATCTGTGACCAAATCGGCCTCCATCTGAAAGACTTACCCCGCTGGCAGGGCGTTTAA
- a CDS encoding neutral zinc metallopeptidase: MRKTYKHKENAMRWQGKRKSDNIEDRRNERVSGAGGFGNSNGILRLLPMAVKFLGFKGTAVVVICLGAYGLFSGNLGNMLAVLGLQQGTSISTSKEPIQETAAEKELVDFVAVVLADTEATWSTLFQQQGGTYEEPRLVLFRDAVKSACGMAGSATGPFYCPGDQQVYIDLGFFDQLKNRFNAPGDFAQAYVVAHEIGHHVQKLLGTSDKVHAARKTRSKVEGNKLSVLQELQADCYAGVWAYHAGNQDLLEKGDLEEGLAAASAIGDDTLQKQAKGYVSPDSFTHGSSAQRVQWFKIGLASGRMDSCNTLPQ; this comes from the coding sequence GTGAGAAAAACGTATAAACACAAGGAGAACGCTATGCGTTGGCAGGGGAAACGAAAAAGTGACAATATTGAAGACCGACGCAATGAGCGTGTTTCCGGGGCCGGAGGTTTCGGCAACAGCAACGGCATATTGCGCCTGTTGCCAATGGCCGTGAAATTTCTTGGCTTCAAGGGAACCGCTGTCGTGGTCATCTGTTTGGGGGCCTACGGTCTCTTTTCAGGAAATCTCGGCAACATGTTGGCCGTCCTTGGTCTCCAGCAGGGAACGTCAATCAGCACGTCCAAGGAACCGATTCAAGAAACTGCGGCGGAAAAAGAACTGGTAGATTTTGTTGCAGTGGTTCTGGCTGATACCGAAGCAACCTGGAGCACCTTGTTTCAGCAGCAAGGGGGAACCTATGAGGAACCTCGCCTTGTGTTATTCCGCGACGCGGTGAAATCCGCCTGCGGCATGGCTGGATCCGCCACCGGGCCCTTCTACTGTCCCGGTGACCAACAGGTCTATATCGACCTAGGCTTTTTCGACCAGCTAAAAAATCGTTTCAACGCGCCGGGCGACTTTGCTCAGGCCTATGTTGTGGCCCATGAAATAGGCCATCATGTGCAGAAGCTGTTAGGCACCTCCGACAAAGTACACGCAGCCCGGAAAACACGCAGCAAGGTGGAAGGAAACAAACTTTCGGTTTTGCAGGAATTACAGGCCGACTGCTATGCAGGTGTATGGGCCTACCATGCTGGCAACCAAGATCTGCTCGAAAAGGGCGATCTGGAAGAAGGCCTTGCTGCGGCCAGTGCCATCGGTGACGATACCTTGCAGAAGCAGGCCAAAGGGTATGTCAGCCCGGACTCCTTTACCCACGGCAGTTCCGCGCAAAGGGTGCAATGGTTTAAAATCGGTTTGGCAAGCGGCAGGATGGACAGTTGCAACACCTTACCGCAATAA
- a CDS encoding Bax inhibitor-1/YccA family protein has protein sequence METKYASTTAVNTRARQEASTIFLAKVFNWMAAGLALTGVIAWVAAASGLTLSIARSPLYLLLIFAELGMVIYLSARVEKIKAATATALFIGYAALNGLTMSVIFLRYTGASIAGTFMITAGMFGAMAVFGMVTKKDLSGMGSFMFMGLIGIIIASVVNMFLGSSSLQLAISGVGVLVFVGLTAYDTQSIKTMGEQGIMTQGEEYVQKGAIIGALRLYLDFINLFWMLLTFFGGGRD, from the coding sequence ATGGAAACAAAGTATGCGAGCACTACCGCAGTGAATACCAGAGCGCGGCAGGAGGCTTCAACGATATTCCTGGCCAAGGTTTTTAACTGGATGGCGGCAGGATTGGCACTGACCGGCGTTATCGCCTGGGTTGCAGCCGCCAGCGGATTGACATTATCTATTGCTAGGTCACCGCTGTACCTCCTTTTGATTTTTGCCGAACTGGGAATGGTTATTTATCTTTCCGCTCGGGTCGAAAAGATAAAGGCAGCAACCGCAACCGCCTTGTTCATCGGTTATGCGGCCTTAAACGGATTAACCATGTCTGTTATCTTTCTCAGGTACACCGGCGCATCCATTGCAGGCACCTTCATGATCACAGCCGGGATGTTCGGGGCAATGGCGGTCTTCGGCATGGTCACCAAAAAAGACCTTTCCGGCATGGGATCTTTTATGTTCATGGGGCTGATCGGCATTATTATCGCCTCGGTGGTTAACATGTTTTTAGGAAGTTCATCGCTGCAGCTGGCAATATCCGGTGTCGGTGTCCTGGTTTTTGTCGGCCTGACAGCCTATGATACCCAGAGTATTAAAACAATGGGTGAGCAGGGAATCATGACACAAGGAGAAGAATATGTTCAGAAGGGAGCAATTATCGGAGCACTAAGACTCTACTTAGATTTTATAAATCTTTTCTGGATGCTGCTCACCTTCTTCGGCGGCGGACGCGACTAA
- a CDS encoding AAA family ATPase, with the protein MKIAISGKGGVGKTTIMALLAGQLKKQGRKVLVIDADPSPHMAETLGIRDAKKVKPIAEMGKLLAERAGKTQGSPFYNLNPEVNDLLRDFMLEQDGIRLMILGAVQTAEGGCACPENHVLRKMLKKMLLTADETVLLDMEAGVEHLGRGTVAGADCLLIVTIPSRSGIRTALKIRKMADAVGIPRVYFVGNLVQDEQDEQFLEQELGERPVVFFPDSKAVRRAERAEQAIVTINEGLNDAPEQLVRMLLSQG; encoded by the coding sequence ATGAAAATAGCGATCAGCGGCAAGGGCGGCGTCGGCAAGACAACCATTATGGCTCTGCTGGCCGGACAACTGAAAAAACAGGGGCGCAAGGTATTGGTGATTGATGCCGATCCCAGTCCGCATATGGCGGAAACCTTGGGTATCAGAGATGCAAAAAAGGTCAAGCCCATTGCCGAGATGGGCAAGCTGCTGGCGGAACGTGCCGGAAAAACCCAAGGCTCGCCTTTTTACAACCTCAACCCGGAGGTTAATGATCTGCTCCGGGATTTTATGCTGGAGCAGGACGGTATTCGCCTGATGATCCTCGGGGCGGTTCAGACAGCAGAAGGCGGTTGCGCCTGCCCGGAAAACCATGTGCTCCGCAAGATGCTCAAAAAGATGCTGCTTACTGCTGATGAGACCGTGTTACTGGATATGGAAGCCGGGGTGGAACATCTGGGCCGGGGCACTGTGGCCGGGGCCGATTGTCTCCTGATTGTGACCATTCCCTCCAGATCGGGTATCCGCACAGCCCTGAAAATCAGAAAAATGGCCGATGCTGTTGGGATACCTCGGGTTTATTTTGTCGGCAACCTAGTGCAGGATGAGCAGGATGAACAATTTCTTGAGCAGGAGCTAGGAGAGCGGCCTGTTGTTTTTTTCCCGGACTCCAAAGCAGTACGCCGAGCCGAACGGGCTGAACAGGCAATTGTAACGATTAATGAAGGTCTAAATGATGCGCCGGAACAACTTGTGCGCATGCTGCTGTCACAAGGATAA
- the rfbD gene encoding dTDP-4-dehydrorhamnose reductase — protein sequence MNILITGAGGQLGQDCLTVMGEEHTVHGRTSKQVDITHSEQVRREIKELQPDVVVNCAAYTAVDRCESEQDACWAVNAQGAAKLAEACAAGSARLIHISTDYVFAGDKPVPEPYTEQDTVGPLSVYGKSKLAGEQAIAERMDDFLILRTSWLYGIGGNNFLKTMLRLAMADPERTIRVVDDQYGSLTWTMTLARQIKQLLASELTGIAHATAEKSGTWYAGAKYFLQSMGGAFSLQPCTTAEYPTPAHRPANSILENSVLKEQKINLMQDWQQDIDAFVELYRDELVAQFSCTRC from the coding sequence ATGAATATTCTTATAACAGGTGCAGGCGGTCAACTGGGGCAGGATTGCCTTACGGTCATGGGAGAAGAGCATACCGTGCATGGCCGTACCTCAAAGCAAGTAGATATTACGCATTCTGAGCAGGTGCGACGTGAAATCAAGGAGCTGCAACCGGATGTGGTTGTCAACTGCGCTGCCTATACTGCGGTGGATCGGTGTGAAAGCGAGCAGGATGCCTGCTGGGCAGTCAATGCTCAAGGGGCTGCCAAGTTGGCTGAGGCCTGTGCAGCAGGCAGTGCTCGGCTTATCCATATTTCAACCGATTATGTTTTTGCCGGTGATAAACCGGTTCCTGAACCGTATACAGAACAGGATACTGTCGGCCCCCTGTCTGTTTATGGAAAAAGTAAGCTGGCCGGGGAGCAGGCAATTGCGGAAAGGATGGATGATTTTCTCATCCTGCGCACCTCTTGGCTCTACGGGATCGGAGGGAATAATTTTCTCAAGACCATGTTGCGCCTTGCAATGGCTGATCCTGAACGAACCATTCGGGTGGTTGACGACCAGTACGGCTCATTGACCTGGACCATGACCCTGGCACGGCAGATCAAACAGCTGCTGGCTTCTGAACTCACCGGCATTGCCCACGCCACTGCGGAGAAATCCGGTACCTGGTATGCGGGCGCAAAGTACTTTCTTCAATCTATGGGGGGTGCGTTTTCTCTTCAACCCTGTACCACTGCGGAATATCCCACCCCGGCCCACCGTCCGGCTAATTCTATTCTGGAAAACAGCGTCCTGAAAGAGCAGAAGATTAATTTGATGCAGGATTGGCAACAAGATATTGATGCCTTTGTTGAACTGTATCGAGATGAGTTGGTTGCTCAATTCTCCTGCACTAGATGCTAG
- the rfbA gene encoding glucose-1-phosphate thymidylyltransferase RfbA: MKGIILAGGSGTRLYPLTKVMSKQLIPVYDKPMIYYPLSVLMLAGVRDILIISTPEDLPRFIELFGDGTQLGLNISYAEQPRPEGLAQAFLIGKEFIGNESVALVLGDNIFFGQGFAGIVQRCSKLTDGGTIFGYLVKDPERYGVVEFDAERKVIGIEEKPAKPKSRYAVPGLYFYDNSVVDIAASIKPSPRGELEITDINTCYLKQGKLRVELLGRGFCWLDTGTHESLQQASSYVQAVQDRQGLKIACVEEIAYRQGYITADQVAQLAASMMKNQYGHYLMAMLEDAKMENAKLKEGLVG; this comes from the coding sequence ATGAAAGGTATAATTCTTGCAGGCGGCTCCGGGACGCGCCTGTATCCGTTGACCAAGGTGATGAGCAAACAGCTGATTCCGGTCTACGATAAACCCATGATCTATTATCCGCTGTCCGTGCTTATGCTGGCCGGAGTTCGCGATATCCTGATTATTTCCACACCTGAGGATTTGCCGAGGTTTATTGAACTGTTCGGAGACGGAACACAGCTTGGCCTGAATATTTCCTATGCCGAGCAACCCCGTCCGGAAGGATTGGCACAGGCATTCCTGATTGGCAAGGAGTTTATCGGGAATGAGTCGGTCGCCCTTGTGCTGGGGGATAATATTTTTTTCGGGCAGGGTTTTGCCGGGATCGTCCAGCGATGCAGCAAACTCACAGACGGAGGAACCATCTTCGGGTATCTGGTTAAGGATCCAGAACGATACGGCGTTGTCGAATTTGATGCGGAGAGGAAAGTTATCGGGATTGAGGAAAAACCTGCAAAACCCAAATCACGCTATGCAGTACCCGGCTTGTATTTTTATGATAATTCGGTGGTGGATATTGCGGCCTCAATAAAACCCTCTCCACGCGGTGAGCTTGAAATTACCGATATCAACACCTGCTACCTCAAGCAGGGAAAACTGCGTGTAGAACTGCTGGGGCGGGGGTTTTGCTGGTTGGATACAGGGACTCATGAGTCCTTACAGCAGGCGTCAAGTTATGTGCAGGCGGTACAGGATCGCCAAGGGTTGAAGATCGCCTGTGTAGAAGAAATTGCTTATCGCCAGGGGTATATCACGGCTGATCAGGTTGCCCAGCTTGCTGCATCAATGATGAAAAATCAGTACGGTCATTATTTAATGGCGATGCTGGAAGATGCAAAGATGGAGAATGCAAAACTGAAGGAGGGGTTGGTAGGGTAA
- a CDS encoding phosphomannomutase — MSEPLKCFTAYDVRGRVPEELNKDIAARIGLAFCRQIDAGKVVIGHDIRLSSPEINENLCQVLTKAGIEVIDIGLCCTEEIYFAVFDGEGDGVDGGIMVTASHNPSDYNGMKFVAQGARPMSSDSGLLEVAKNAASEDWYRSALPEQPDHIGRHTKMPNKYQYISHLLSSVDKDDLQPLKIVVNAGNGCAGPVLDLLEQQHLPFTFIKLNHEPDGNFPKGIPNPLLPENREETAKAVRTHGADLGLAWDGDTDRCFFFDETGRFIEGYYIVGLLAAALLKRHPGATILHDPRLIWNTQKIVQAAGGKAIMTKTGHAFIKEAMRREQAVYGGEMSAHHYFQDFGYCDSGMLPWLLVVQLICQEKTTLSALVDEQMQAYPVSGEINSTVADPDATLQQIEEQYSDGEKDYTDGLSVAYPEFRFNLRKSNTEPVLRLNVETRADTRLLQEKTEELLALIRA, encoded by the coding sequence ATGTCGGAACCGCTCAAATGTTTTACAGCCTATGATGTCCGGGGACGTGTGCCGGAGGAGCTCAACAAGGATATTGCCGCTCGTATCGGGTTGGCCTTCTGCCGACAGATTGATGCGGGCAAGGTCGTTATAGGGCATGATATTCGCCTGTCCAGTCCAGAAATTAACGAGAACCTCTGCCAGGTGTTGACCAAAGCGGGCATTGAGGTCATTGATATCGGTCTCTGCTGCACAGAAGAAATCTACTTTGCCGTTTTTGACGGAGAAGGCGACGGAGTAGACGGCGGCATCATGGTGACGGCCAGCCATAACCCGTCTGACTACAACGGGATGAAATTTGTTGCTCAAGGTGCCCGGCCTATGTCTTCGGATTCTGGTCTGCTGGAAGTGGCGAAAAACGCGGCATCCGAGGACTGGTACAGGAGTGCCTTGCCCGAGCAGCCAGATCATATCGGACGGCACACTAAGATGCCGAATAAATATCAATATATTTCACACCTGCTTTCCTCTGTTGACAAAGACGACTTGCAGCCCCTGAAAATTGTTGTGAACGCAGGCAACGGTTGCGCCGGGCCGGTGCTTGATCTGCTGGAGCAGCAGCATCTCCCGTTCACCTTTATCAAGCTCAATCACGAACCAGACGGCAATTTCCCCAAGGGGATACCCAACCCCCTGCTTCCTGAAAACAGAGAAGAAACAGCCAAGGCAGTGCGTACACATGGCGCAGACCTTGGACTGGCCTGGGACGGTGATACTGACCGCTGCTTCTTTTTTGATGAAACCGGTCGTTTTATCGAGGGATATTATATAGTCGGTCTGTTAGCTGCTGCTCTGCTTAAACGTCATCCTGGAGCGACCATTCTCCATGACCCCAGGCTGATCTGGAATACGCAGAAAATTGTCCAGGCTGCTGGCGGCAAAGCGATCATGACGAAAACCGGCCATGCCTTTATCAAGGAGGCCATGCGCCGGGAACAGGCAGTCTACGGGGGCGAGATGTCAGCCCATCATTATTTCCAGGACTTTGGTTATTGTGATTCCGGGATGCTGCCGTGGCTGCTGGTTGTCCAGTTGATCTGTCAAGAGAAAACCACCCTGTCCGCTCTGGTTGATGAACAGATGCAAGCCTACCCGGTCAGCGGTGAGATCAATTCCACAGTGGCTGATCCTGATGCAACATTGCAGCAGATCGAAGAACAATACAGCGACGGCGAGAAGGATTACACAGACGGACTTTCTGTTGCATATCCTGAATTCCGCTTTAATCTCCGCAAATCCAACACCGAGCCGGTTCTGCGCCTTAATGTGGAAACCCGTGCCGACACAAGGCTTTTGCAGGAGAAGACTGAGGAACTGCTGGCCCTGATCAGGGCGTAG